In the Octopus bimaculoides isolate UCB-OBI-ISO-001 chromosome 18, ASM119413v2, whole genome shotgun sequence genome, one interval contains:
- the LOC106870031 gene encoding uncharacterized protein LOC106870031, translating to MKKTTSWNSFQGLLRNSMPESNHVVQNHAVPPTSPSNAENAVLNILEALDMESPEKLPVRSGKQKSKSSLLTETSSSNSSKEKQTSKNSKKIENHTDEGKLNLTKNTGTITDMNNTIQDLEIQFDKDVENLSKDITGYLEEYSGGNNRTEMEKNSSLSKPISEKSLEENNAENLSSRRTGINIKAGRQEPRENGIIENSLSPSKGLSRKTGVLNQLPRSGKEAVKQLVPVTESEVTADNVPDDVVISSNNIISEEENQELSVPPSDSNPAVGANGKLENSKRKTSKVSLIKPVTIVEQQPSKYGKPRGHMQYYDPLEAAERRRKKLLDKMNQKRQLQLAKKETRGPHFEDYGFLAKYCIFNKESWDVYRRIFEMGDADKKGWLTTDEMLLGLRSINSQLTAPKEEYLCRIIEMTGYSREDGADFQLFAILAALSNRITSLDDWMKNIVDRFDYQFLDMKTFKCKTLWECNVDPDTHKISLDQLCVDLKAGGVSLSHEEEVRSKLQHLNALDLLDFLTYVPLFIMVHNSVVDNPLDSTWGK from the exons ATGAAAAAAACCACATCTTGGAACAGTTTCCAGGGTCTGTTAAGAAATTCCATGCCAGAAAGCAATCACGTGGTCCAAAACCATGCAGTTCCACCTACGTCACCATCTAATGCTGAAAACGCTGTTCTAAATATTCTTGAAGCTTTAGACATGGAATCTCCAGAGAAGTTACCAGTACGTTCTG gcaaacaaaaatcaaaatcatctCTTCTGACTGAAACATCATCGAGTAATTCTTCGAAAGAGAAACAAACTTCAAAGAATTCTAAAAAGATTGAGAATCACACAGATGAAGGGAAGCTGAATTTGACAAAGAATACTGGTACTATCACAGACATGAACAATACAATTCAGGATCTGGAAATTCAATTTGATAAGGACGTTGAAAACCTATCAAAGGACATCACTGGATATTTAGAAG AATATTCTGGGGGTAATAACAGAACTGAAATGGAAAAAAACTCTTCTCTTTCAAAACCAATCTCTGAAAAATCCTTAGAAGAAAATAATGCGGAGAATTTGTCTTCAAGaagaactggaataaatattAAAGCTGGAAGACAGGAACCAAGAGAAAATGGAATAATTGAGAATTCTTTG aGCCCTTCCAAAGGATTGAGCCGTAAAACAGGCGTATTGAACCAATTGCCCAGATCTGGAAAGGAGGCAGTCAAACAGTTGGTGCCTGTGACCGAAAGTGAAGTCACAGCAGACAACGTCCCTGATGATGTTGTCATTTCTTCAAACAACA TAATTTCGGAAGAAGAAAACCAAGAGTTAAGTGTGCCTCCATCAGATAGCAACCCTGCTGTAGGTGCCAATGGGAAATTGGAAAATTCTAAGAGAAAAACAAGCAAGGTGTCACTCATAAAGCCTGTAACAATAGTTGAGCAGCAACCCTCGAAATATGGCAAACCTAGGGGCCACATGCAATATTATGATCCTTTAGAAGCAGCAGAAAGAAGGCGGAAAAAGTTATTGGATAAAATGAACCAAAAGAGACAATTGCAGCTGGCAAAGAAAGAAACTCGAGGGCCACATTTTGAGGACT ATGGCTTTCTTGCCAAGTATTGTATCTTTAACAAGGAGAGCTGGGATGTGTACAGAAGAATATTTGAAATG GGAGATGCTGATAAAAAAGGTTGGTTgacaacagatgaaatgctgttggGATTAAGGTCCATAAACAGTCAATTAACAGCCCCTAAAGAAGAATATCTATGTAGG ATAATTGAAATGACAGGCTACAGCAGAGAGGATGGTGCAGACTTCCAATTGTTTGCCATCTTAGCTGCTTTATCAAACCGTATAACATCTCTCGA tgattGGATGAAAAACATTGTGGACCGTTTTGATTACCAGTTTCTAGATATGAAGACATTTAAGTGCAAG ACATTATGGGAGTGTAATGTTGACCCAGACACACACAAGATCTCTCTCGACCAACTTTGTGTGGATTTAAAGGCAGGTGGAGTCAGTTTGTCTCATGAAGAGGAAGTCCGCTCAAAACTGCAACATCTGAATGCACTGGACCTTCTGGATTTTTTGACTTATGTCCCTCTGTTTATAATGGTTCATAATTCTGTAGTGGACAACCCACTAGACTCCACATGGGGAAAGTGA